One region of Pygocentrus nattereri isolate fPygNat1 chromosome 14, fPygNat1.pri, whole genome shotgun sequence genomic DNA includes:
- the b4galt1l gene encoding beta-1,4-galactosyltransferase 1: MRDSNVNFSFLHRTCTLVVLLCFLHISVTVFYYVRSIDFKQTFLQHQQIQQDQRKLTAYVHGSEGETKPTTNFPLSRHHNATEKSLENLEKCPDPSPILVGPLRIEFSSPVSLENVRKENPELRMGGRYKPKDCIALQKVAIIIPFRNRDEHLKFWLYYLHPILQRQQLDYGVYVINQGGDETFNRAKLLNVGYAEALKEYDYECFVFSDVDLIPMDDRNTYKCFSQPRHLSVSMDKFGFRLPYNQYFGGVSSMSKEQFLKINGFPNNYWGWGGEDDDIYNRLSSKGMSISRPSAVIGKCRMIRHERDKQNEPNPQRFDRIAHTRDTMHKDGINSLQYKVVNVERDQLFTKITVDVGKSPN, translated from the exons atgcgtGATTCAAATGTGAATTTTAGTTTCCTTCACAGGACGTGCACTCTGGTTGTGCTCCTGTGCTTTCTTCACATATCggtcactgtattttattatgtgAGGTCGATAGACTTTAAGCAAACGTTTCTACAACACCAGCAAATCCAGCAGGACCAAAGAAAGCTGACAGCCTACGTGCACGGCAGTGAAGGAGAGACGAAgcccaccaccaactttccgcTTTCCAGGCATCACAACGCTACTGAAAAGAGCTTGGAAAACCTTGAAAAATGCCCCGACCCGTCGCCTATACTGG TCGGACCCCTCCGGATCGAGTTTTCCTCTCCAGTCAGCCTGGAAAACGTGAGGAAGGAGAACCCAGAGCTGCGGATGGGAGGTCGCTACAAGCCCAAAGACTGCATCGCTCTGCAGAAGGTAGCCATCATCATCCCCTTCCGCAATAGAGACGAGCACCTCAAGTTCTGGCTATACTACCTGCACCCCATTCTACAACGGCAGCAGCTGGACTATGGGGTGTACGTCATCAACCAG GGTGGAGATGAGACGTTCAACCGGGCCAAACTTCTGAACGTGGGCTACGCTGAGGCCCTAAAGGAGTATGACTATGAGTGCTTTGTCTTCAGTGACGTGGACCTCATTCCCATGGACGACCGCAACACCTACAAGTGCTTCAGCCAGCCTAGACACCTCTCTGTGTCTATGGACAAATTTGGCTTCAG GTTGCCATATAACCAGTACTTTGGTGGAGTGTCCTCCATGAGCAAAGAGCAGTTCCTGAAAATTAATGGCTTTCCAAACAACTACTGGGGCTGGGGTGGAGAGGATGATGACATCTATAATAG GCTGAGCTCCAAAGGGATGTCCATATCAAGGCCCAGTGCCGTGATTGGGAAGTGCAGGATGATCCGTCATGAACGGGACAAACAGAACGAACCTAATCCTCAAAG GTTTGACCGAATAGCTCACACGAGGGATACCATGCACAAAGACGGCATCAACTCCTTACAATACAAAGTGGTCAACGTGGAGAGGGACCAGCTGTTCACCAAAATTACAGTGGATGTGGGCAAATCTCCAAACTGA